The Pelagibaculum spongiae genome contains the following window.
GTCGCAAAATCGGCATCTCGTAAATTTGAGCGTAATGTTTTATCGAAAAGACTTAATCCTTCATTTACTTCTCGCTCGGTATCTACACTATTTAATCGCGAACCAATTTCCGCTCGCTGTAGTGAAATATTATTCATACCAGAATCTAAATCATTTAATAATCTACCAAGACTTTCCATGCGAACTGTATCTGCTTCAGTGCCACTATCTGGATCTTCTAAAACCTGAATGATATTACTCACGGTGGTAAATAAATCTTGGTTGCCGCCAAATGTCAGACCAAATGTATCATTCGTTTTGGCTCCATCAGAAATAATTATTTCTACACCATCAACGACTATCGCAGCACCTTTTGTTGAGTCATAAGCGAAAGCTGGATCACCAGGTTTTGGAAAAAGTTGTTTACCTGCGAGATCACTCGCTACTATTTCTGGTCCAGCACCTTCATCGACAATTTTAACCTGTAACGGAGTCGCTGAGTAAGCACCTTTAACTCGACTTTCTACCGTAGCGGTTCCGGTATTAGCTACACCAGCAACTACTCGAGGTGCGCCAGCTGTTTCTATATTTACAAAGATTTCACTACCTGGATGATTGGTAATGACTCGAGCATTTGGGCCAATTTCTATTTCTCGGCTGCCATTGTCACCTTGGTAAGAATAAATACCTTCACGGTTGACAGTAAAAGGCTGCTGCTGGCTTTGAAAACCGGAAAACAAATATTCTCCATTTGCTTCGCGCGTATTGGCTAAGCCAGTGACGTGTTCTAATTGTGTTTGCATTTCCTGAGCAATAATGTCGCGGTCATTTTGCGACAATGATTCTTTATTGGCGCTGATCATTAATTCTCGAATCCGCTGCAAGCTGCTCGTAACAGCATCTAGCGTACTGTCTTCTAAAGCCAATCGATTTTCTGCGAAATTAGCATTACCTTGAAACTGTTCCAACTGATTGATTTCTTGATCTAACACAATGATCTGTGCCATTGCTAAAGGGTCGTCAGATGCTTGATTGACTCTTTTACCCGTCGACATTTGTACTTGAATATCAGACATTTCCGATTGTGACTTATTTATTTGCGACAGAGTGCTGTTATACATTTGTAAAGTTGATATACGCATTTAAAAATACCTCTTAAACTCGAATCGCATCTAACAATGTTTGAATCACACCATCAGCGACCGAAATCACTTTTGCCGATGCCTGATAAGCCTGTTGGTATTGCATTAATCGAGTGGCTTCTTCATCCAGATTGACGCCAGAAATCGATTGCTGATTCTGATTCGCTAAATTCAACAAGGTTTTGCTAGCATCCATATTGATTTTTGCATTATCACCTTGAGCTCCAATCCGTGACACGGTTTGCCCGTAGGCTTCAGTTAATGTGCGGCCATTGACTAGATTTTGATCTTTTAAACCGGCCATTAGCTGCATATTTCTATTATCACCTTGCCCGCTTCGGTTAGCAGAAATCTTGATGCTATCGCCTGCCTGTGGTGTGCCAGCTAGATTAAATTCAATTTTACCCAAGTCTGCAATTTCAATTTGGTAGCCCTTTACTGTTTCATCTGTTGCTTGATTATATGGAATACTAGCGGTCGTTGTTACACCACCATCTATTGACAAAGTAAACCCAGGGCCGTCTGGAGTACCATCGCCATCAAAATCGATCGCATCCTGAAAAGTCAGCGTGATATCTTTCAAGCTATTCCAGCCAGAACCATCGCCGGTTCTTTCTACAAACTTCAGATTTTGAATTCTGCTATCACCGGCATTAGTTTCAGCATTAACGTTAGTGACGGGCACTGCTGCTGCAATTTTTTCTGGGTCATCAATCCGACGTTGAAAATCAGTTAGTCCATGACGGGTAGGTGTAATCAGGAACTTATCACCCACAGCTGGCGCTTCTGATAATTCAATTGAAAAACCTTCATCAAAATCATTCGGTGCAGTACCGCCAGCAATTTTTATTAATAACGGATCAGCTTGTTCTGTGGTATCTATCTCAAAAGTCTCTTCAGGGTTTTTACGGGTAACCAAATATTTATATTTATCATTATCTACATCACCAATAAATTTAACCGTATAATCACTGGTGGTTAGTTTACTCGCATCATCAATAGAAACAGAAGCTTTTGCCGCGCCATTATTGGTTAAATACGCCTGCCCACGCGCGTCTTTTAAATGCTGGCTATTTACATCGCTATATAATGGTTCACCCAATTGACCATTAATATCAACACCGAGTTTTTGCTGTTCATTCATGGTCTGTTGGATCACTAAAGCCAACCGCCCAAGCTCATTTTGAGTTTCTTCTACTGCGGTTTTTTTCAGTTCTTTCATTGCACCGATTTTACCGCCAGTAATGGTATCGGTAATATCGATATCACCGGTATTGCTGGTAATTTGAATCGATCTGTTTAGTGGATCACCGGGATCAGGCGATGTTTTTAAGGTGTTATTAGCCCCGCCCAATACCAAAGATTGACCCGTGCCAATAAAAACATCGACCATTAAACGCTCACCGGTTTGCACCTTGACTGAAGTGTATTCCGAGAGTTCACGAATCATGTCATCGCGTTTGTCTAATAAATCGTTTGGCTGAAAATTAGAACCGGCACTAATTTTATCAATTTCAACGTTAATAGCTGCAATTTGCTCTGCCAGTGAATTAACTATGGTGACTGAGCCATCAATTGCTGAATTAATTCGATTACCCGATTCAAGCAATTGTTTATCTAGACTTTCCATTCTATCGACTAGTAATTGGCTTCGATCTAACATCACCTGACGTGCTGCAGGGTCCGATGGATTATTGGCAACCCCCTGCATTGAAGTAAACAAATGCTGCATTGAATCTGCCAGTCCGGTCGAAGAGTCTGACAATAATTTATCGATCTGGCTGGTGGTGTTGTAGCTGTAATCATACTGATTGGCGGTCGTGGTATTTGACCAAACCTGCATCACTGCAAACTGGTCATAATTGCGAAGAATATTACTCATTTCCGCACCGGTACCAATAAATCCGGCACCACTGAAATCGGGAATGCGAGCATCTTGGAATACACGCTGACGGCTATAACCTGGCGTGTTAACGTTGGCAATATTGTGGCTGGTCGTGCTTAATCCTGCCTGACTTACTGTTAAGCCAGACAAGCCTGTCTGCATCATTCCTGCCATTAGCCCTGCACTCCTAGATTCACATTTACTTCGCTAGTGAAGTGTTCACCTTCAGCGATTCTTTGAATTTTTGCTGCGTAATTTGGATCGGTTGCATAACCAGCATTTTGCAGCTCAGATAAATAAGCTTTGCTATCAGAAGTGTTTTTCATTGCCTGCGAATAGCGCGGTGATTGTGAAATAAAATCGACATAATCATTAAAGCTTGATTTTAAATTTGGATACGCACGAAAGCTGGCCATTTCCTTTTTCGCCACACCACCGCGAAACTCCAGTGTCGATACCTGTACCCGCCCCCCTTGCCAGCGATGATCGGCCTTTATATTAAACAGGTTATTGCTGCCACTACCGTCCACACCTTTAACCATCTTTTTGCCCCAGCCGGTTTCAAGCGCCGCTTGAGCAATCAGTACTTCTGGCTTAACACCTAATTTGTTTGCTGCCGTTTTAGCCATTGGCATTAACTGACGAACAAAATCGGCAGGGTCAGAAAAGTTTGTTGCTGGCATTTGTGCATCAGAAAGCGCTTGCGAAAAACGACTTTTATTGGCCGAGCTATTATTTTCAATTGGGCTAGCAACTATTTTGTTTTGCAACTGCTTTAGTGATAACCATTGATTTCTTTGCGGTACATTTAATGTCTCTGGTGCTACTGCATCAACTTTTTTGGATGCTCGCTGTAACTGGTCAACAATCATATCTGTCAGACCTAAGCTGCCAGAACGTGTCATCCGATCTACCAGCTGATCATCCATCATCTGCTCGTAGACTTTTTCACCATTGCTATGCATGAAGTTACCTTCTTCAAACACTGCATTACTTTCACGCATCGATTTCAGCATCATTTTAAAGAATTGACCTTCAAATTGACGCGCAGCTTCTCGCGTTGCTTCTGGGTTGTTTCGGCCAGCCTGGCGCTTTAAGTCAGCCAGTCCACGAACATCACTGGCTAGGTAATTTTCATTAGCCAGCTGCATTAGATCACCACCAAATCGGCTCTTAACGCACCGGCTTGTTTTAAGGCTTCTAAAATCGCCATTAAATCACCGGGAGACGCACCTACCCGATTAACTGCCGAGACTAAATCAGAAAGTGAAGCGCCTGGCTCGAATAAAAACATTTTACTGTCTTGCTGGGCTACGCTAATTTCAGAATCAGGCACAACGATCGTTTCGCCTTGTGAAAGCGGATTAGGCTGGCTGACTTTCGGATTTTCTGCAATGGTCACGGTTAAACTACCATGGGTAATTGCCGCTGGAGACAAGCTGACATGTCGGCCAATAACAATGGTTCCAGTTCGTGAATTAACAATGACTTTTGCGACTTCTTCTGCCGGTTGTACTTCAAGATTTTCTAATACCGAAACATACATAACCCGCTGGGAAGGATCTCTTGGAGCACTGACCCGAATTGAAGTGGCATCTAACGGGCGTGCCGTTTGACTACCAATAAATTCATTAATCACATCTGCCAATCTTCTGGCAGTAGTGAAATCTGAGCGCTTTAGATTAAAAACAATGCTATCGCCTTCACCAAATGGATTTTTCACCATTCGCTCAACCGTTGCACCATTTGGAATTCTACCGGCACTGGGAATATTAATGCTGATTCGGGAACCATCATTGCCATTAACACCTAGCCCACCCACCACTAAATTACCTTGGCTCATTGCATAGATTTCGCTATCCGCACCACGCAATGGAGTGAGTAACAAACTGCCACCACGTAAACTTTTCGCATTACCAATGGAAGAAACGGTAATATCAATCGATTGACCCGGCTTGGCAAATGCTGGTAATTCAGCCTGAATCGCCACTGCAGCAACGTTTTTCAACTGAACACTCATACCGGCCGGTACCTGAATACCAAACTGACTGAGCATGGTTTTAAAGCTTTGCAGGGTAAAACCTGCCTGTGAGGTTTGGTCACCTGTACCGTCTAGGCCAACTACTAAACCATAACCAAT
Protein-coding sequences here:
- the flgK gene encoding flagellar hook-associated protein FlgK → MAGMMQTGLSGLTVSQAGLSTTSHNIANVNTPGYSRQRVFQDARIPDFSGAGFIGTGAEMSNILRNYDQFAVMQVWSNTTTANQYDYSYNTTSQIDKLLSDSSTGLADSMQHLFTSMQGVANNPSDPAARQVMLDRSQLLVDRMESLDKQLLESGNRINSAIDGSVTIVNSLAEQIAAINVEIDKISAGSNFQPNDLLDKRDDMIRELSEYTSVKVQTGERLMVDVFIGTGQSLVLGGANNTLKTSPDPGDPLNRSIQITSNTGDIDITDTITGGKIGAMKELKKTAVEETQNELGRLALVIQQTMNEQQKLGVDINGQLGEPLYSDVNSQHLKDARGQAYLTNNGAAKASVSIDDASKLTTSDYTVKFIGDVDNDKYKYLVTRKNPEETFEIDTTEQADPLLIKIAGGTAPNDFDEGFSIELSEAPAVGDKFLITPTRHGLTDFQRRIDDPEKIAAAVPVTNVNAETNAGDSRIQNLKFVERTGDGSGWNSLKDITLTFQDAIDFDGDGTPDGPGFTLSIDGGVTTTASIPYNQATDETVKGYQIEIADLGKIEFNLAGTPQAGDSIKISANRSGQGDNRNMQLMAGLKDQNLVNGRTLTEAYGQTVSRIGAQGDNAKINMDASKTLLNLANQNQQSISGVNLDEEATRLMQYQQAYQASAKVISVADGVIQTLLDAIRV
- the flgJ gene encoding flagellar assembly peptidoglycan hydrolase FlgJ — its product is MQLANENYLASDVRGLADLKRQAGRNNPEATREAARQFEGQFFKMMLKSMRESNAVFEEGNFMHSNGEKVYEQMMDDQLVDRMTRSGSLGLTDMIVDQLQRASKKVDAVAPETLNVPQRNQWLSLKQLQNKIVASPIENNSSANKSRFSQALSDAQMPATNFSDPADFVRQLMPMAKTAANKLGVKPEVLIAQAALETGWGKKMVKGVDGSGSNNLFNIKADHRWQGGRVQVSTLEFRGGVAKKEMASFRAYPNLKSSFNDYVDFISQSPRYSQAMKNTSDSKAYLSELQNAGYATDPNYAAKIQRIAEGEHFTSEVNVNLGVQG
- the flgL gene encoding flagellar hook-associated protein FlgL, producing the protein MRISTLQMYNSTLSQINKSQSEMSDIQVQMSTGKRVNQASDDPLAMAQIIVLDQEINQLEQFQGNANFAENRLALEDSTLDAVTSSLQRIRELMISANKESLSQNDRDIIAQEMQTQLEHVTGLANTREANGEYLFSGFQSQQQPFTVNREGIYSYQGDNGSREIEIGPNARVITNHPGSEIFVNIETAGAPRVVAGVANTGTATVESRVKGAYSATPLQVKIVDEGAGPEIVASDLAGKQLFPKPGDPAFAYDSTKGAAIVVDGVEIIISDGAKTNDTFGLTFGGNQDLFTTVSNIIQVLEDPDSGTEADTVRMESLGRLLNDLDSGMNNISLQRAEIGSRLNSVDTEREVNEGLSLFDKTLRSNLRDADFATLVTELSVKQASLQASMKSFSLAQGSSLFDYI
- a CDS encoding flagellar basal body P-ring protein FlgI, with amino-acid sequence MNKLCAKVFASLMGVFICIAPVQADRLKDMADIAGVRSNQLIGYGLVVGLDGTGDQTSQAGFTLQSFKTMLSQFGIQVPAGMSVQLKNVAAVAIQAELPAFAKPGQSIDITVSSIGNAKSLRGGSLLLTPLRGADSEIYAMSQGNLVVGGLGVNGNDGSRISINIPSAGRIPNGATVERMVKNPFGEGDSIVFNLKRSDFTTARRLADVINEFIGSQTARPLDATSIRVSAPRDPSQRVMYVSVLENLEVQPAEEVAKVIVNSRTGTIVIGRHVSLSPAAITHGSLTVTIAENPKVSQPNPLSQGETIVVPDSEISVAQQDSKMFLFEPGASLSDLVSAVNRVGASPGDLMAILEALKQAGALRADLVVI